A portion of the Stigmatella aurantiaca DW4/3-1 genome contains these proteins:
- a CDS encoding Coq4 family protein has translation MQNVLRTIRVSRAALAMVQNANDPDRVFDLIEALYASSDAAQKMVERMSRDPEIARVLQERPRLGRIDMEALARFPEGSLGRIFADHLRACGLDPNLLRVLEAADAASYVKAHLFETHDLWHVVTGFVPDPPGELGLQSFYFAQHGSRVSMGVFVVGLFFTFLRNFELCEVAMPQVVRGWLLGRRARRLFGTDWKTLLSKPLEEVRTSFGLDLNKVDGILRECENARLSLVPVQA, from the coding sequence ATGCAAAACGTTTTGAGGACGATCCGCGTCAGCCGTGCCGCTTTGGCCATGGTTCAGAATGCCAATGACCCCGATCGGGTCTTCGATTTGATCGAGGCGCTGTATGCCTCGTCGGATGCGGCGCAGAAGATGGTGGAGCGGATGTCCCGGGATCCGGAGATCGCGCGCGTGTTGCAGGAGCGCCCCCGGCTGGGGCGCATCGACATGGAGGCACTGGCCCGGTTCCCCGAGGGCTCGCTGGGGCGCATCTTCGCGGACCATTTGCGTGCGTGTGGCCTGGACCCGAACTTGCTCCGCGTGTTGGAGGCCGCTGACGCGGCCAGCTACGTGAAAGCCCACCTGTTCGAGACGCACGACCTGTGGCACGTGGTGACGGGCTTCGTGCCAGACCCTCCGGGAGAGCTCGGGCTGCAGTCCTTCTACTTCGCCCAGCACGGCTCGCGCGTGTCGATGGGGGTCTTCGTGGTGGGTCTGTTCTTCACCTTCCTGCGCAATTTCGAACTGTGCGAGGTGGCGATGCCGCAGGTGGTCCGAGGATGGCTGTTGGGGCGGCGGGCCAGGAGGCTGTTCGGCACGGACTGGAAGACGCTGCTGAGCAAACCGTTGGAGGAAGTGCGCACCTCCTTCGGTCTGGATCTCAACAAGGTGGATGGGATCCTGCGCGAGTGTGAGAACGCCAGGCTCTCCCTGGTGCCCGTCCAAGCCTGA
- a CDS encoding glycosyltransferase family 39 protein, with protein sequence MTRIAILLSLLFSTLAFRGEDRLFHRPLVEDAYYYFQIARHAVEGRGISADGEHLTNGFHPLFFAVCAGAFAVTPNDTWAIRLITLFLALVQAFSAVLFGRFAAVVLGDRQGTTEAIAALTYAGSMFLFWQHQNGLETGLVLLLLLAVGLAFTRTDPAQPRSALALGALCGLLVLARIDTGILVVMLAGALLLARGSGPLWRRVGTSGVVGVLSTLVSLPWWLYNVVYFGSFVPTSGRAQQAFAFEMSRVESAVHAVATAASPFLYPFGEASWAMAAVVLVIPALAVAALASGAGRAWRHGLPDSEPARRARQYVTLLVTFALLLAVWYCASSWAAHFYRRYVSALSIPGALLLTAAVLTLKERSRWVAKGLPFVLVAPSLGLLLLMWFAPDRLVRSGFFNQLELVRAWVPENERVAAFQSGTLGFFRPAVVNLDGKVNPQALAHRGRMATYLDAEQLHWLCDVPSMILFGLGTTPEELGWKQVANTGDFTLYHRL encoded by the coding sequence ATGACGCGCATCGCGATCCTGCTGTCCCTCCTCTTTTCCACCCTCGCGTTCAGGGGCGAAGACCGTCTCTTCCACCGCCCCCTCGTCGAAGATGCCTATTACTACTTCCAGATCGCGCGCCATGCCGTGGAGGGGCGAGGCATCAGCGCGGACGGCGAACACCTGACCAACGGCTTTCACCCCCTCTTCTTCGCAGTGTGTGCCGGCGCCTTCGCCGTGACGCCGAACGACACCTGGGCCATCCGCCTGATCACCCTCTTCCTGGCGCTGGTACAAGCCTTCTCGGCCGTGCTGTTCGGCCGATTCGCGGCGGTGGTGCTCGGAGACCGGCAGGGCACGACGGAGGCAATCGCCGCGCTGACCTATGCGGGGAGCATGTTCCTCTTCTGGCAGCACCAGAACGGCCTGGAGACGGGGTTGGTGCTGCTGCTGCTGCTCGCGGTAGGACTCGCCTTCACGCGAACGGACCCGGCCCAGCCCAGGTCCGCGCTGGCCCTGGGCGCGCTGTGTGGCCTGCTCGTACTCGCGCGCATCGATACCGGCATCCTCGTGGTGATGCTCGCCGGGGCGCTGCTGTTGGCACGCGGCTCCGGCCCTCTCTGGCGCCGCGTGGGGACCAGCGGCGTGGTGGGCGTCCTGTCGACGCTCGTCTCGCTGCCATGGTGGCTCTACAACGTCGTCTACTTCGGCTCGTTCGTCCCGACGAGCGGACGGGCGCAGCAAGCATTCGCGTTCGAGATGTCACGCGTGGAATCCGCGGTCCACGCGGTGGCCACGGCGGCCTCGCCGTTCCTCTACCCCTTCGGTGAGGCGAGCTGGGCCATGGCGGCGGTCGTCCTGGTGATTCCAGCCCTGGCGGTGGCCGCGCTGGCCTCGGGCGCGGGACGGGCCTGGCGCCATGGGCTGCCGGACAGCGAGCCAGCGCGGCGGGCCCGCCAGTATGTCACGCTGCTGGTCACCTTCGCCCTGCTGCTGGCCGTCTGGTACTGCGCCAGTTCCTGGGCCGCCCACTTCTACCGGCGCTATGTCTCCGCCCTGTCCATCCCGGGCGCCCTGCTGCTGACCGCGGCGGTGCTCACCCTGAAGGAGCGCAGCCGGTGGGTCGCGAAGGGCCTGCCGTTCGTGCTCGTTGCGCCCAGCCTGGGGCTGCTGCTCCTGATGTGGTTCGCACCGGACCGGCTCGTCCGCTCGGGCTTCTTCAATCAACTCGAACTGGTGCGCGCGTGGGTGCCCGAAAATGAGCGGGTGGCCGCGTTCCAATCCGGGACGCTGGGGTTCTTCCGGCCAGCGGTCGTGAACCTGGATGGGAAGGTCAACCCGCAGGCGCTGGCGCACCGGGGACGGATGGCCACGTACCTGGATGCCGAGCAGCTCCATTGGCTCTGCGATGTGCCCTCGATGATCCTCTTTGGGCTGGGCACCACTCCTGAAGAGCTTGGATGGAAGCAGGTCGCGAACACCGGCGACTTCACCCTGTACCATCGCCTCTGA
- a CDS encoding class I SAM-dependent methyltransferase, protein MSDGFLQIWNHYRAEGLGAAARAAMSHPESLLYLALLAFAEERYGEAAAFAERAAQAAPDALLPRTAAVYLARVAREGKRNVYVSAEGFRVFIRGGGNVPLYQETSAALARSYPSAPFELLDIGVGDGMALLPALTPAVRRVTLVEPAAPLLERTTQELATRGMAYDAFAGNLQAFAAEPRTQPLRWEVAQATFSLHSLVPPARTELLRWLRSRCETLLIAEFDAPSMDEPLNPETVRYVLTRYKEGLAEYTGADFETVAQGFLMPVMFGYVDRTVTRTTFEHPMVLWEQMLREAGFSQVGRRLLFSYWWAPAWLLVARP, encoded by the coding sequence ATGAGCGATGGGTTCCTCCAGATCTGGAATCATTACCGCGCCGAGGGCCTCGGGGCGGCCGCTCGCGCCGCGATGTCCCATCCAGAGAGTCTCCTCTATTTGGCGTTGCTGGCCTTCGCCGAGGAGCGATACGGCGAGGCCGCTGCCTTCGCGGAACGCGCGGCCCAGGCGGCCCCTGACGCGTTGCTGCCCCGCACCGCGGCGGTTTACCTCGCCCGGGTGGCCCGGGAGGGCAAGCGCAACGTTTACGTGTCGGCCGAAGGCTTCCGCGTCTTTATCCGGGGCGGAGGCAACGTGCCGTTGTACCAGGAAACCAGCGCGGCATTGGCCCGCTCCTACCCCAGCGCCCCCTTTGAGCTTCTCGACATTGGCGTCGGGGATGGGATGGCGCTGCTGCCCGCCCTGACGCCAGCGGTGCGGCGGGTGACGTTGGTGGAGCCCGCGGCCCCCCTGCTCGAGCGCACCACCCAGGAACTCGCCACGCGGGGCATGGCGTACGACGCCTTTGCCGGGAACTTGCAAGCGTTCGCGGCCGAGCCCCGCACGCAGCCCCTCCGCTGGGAAGTGGCGCAAGCCACCTTCAGCCTCCACTCCCTCGTGCCCCCTGCCAGGACCGAGCTGCTGCGCTGGCTGCGCTCCCGGTGCGAGACGCTGCTGATCGCCGAGTTCGACGCGCCAAGCATGGATGAGCCGCTGAACCCCGAGACCGTGAGGTATGTGCTCACCCGCTACAAGGAGGGTTTGGCCGAATACACTGGTGCGGACTTCGAGACGGTCGCCCAGGGTTTTCTGATGCCGGTGATGTTTGGTTACGTGGACCGCACCGTCACCCGCACCACCTTCGAGCACCCGATGGTCCTCTGGGAGCAGATGCTCCGCGAGGCGGGCTTCTCGCAAGTCGGCCGCAGGTTGTTGTTCTCCTACTGGTGGGCTCCTGCCTGGCTGCTCGTCGCCCGCCCGTAG
- a CDS encoding lectin, whose protein sequence is MGCRTQRVLLRKLYGVSILFLAAACEPGTVLESSELRTQRAVFAAGEPLVSASSGRCLDVVQESHTPGTGLQIYGCHGRTNQAFTFTASGELRTYDNTLCVDTASGQTAQGTRAVIATCTGLPPQKWVFNENGTVVHTASGLCLDVEGAKTADGTPVILWTCNGQTNQKWSLPAPSDTQAPTPPSNLVTSNLTCNSVTLSWTGSTDNVGVAFYDIYHDGQWMKSVDGSTRSASLTVVPGATWGLYVNARDAAGNVSQASPTLALTPPQCQVDTTPPTAPTQLAGSVSGTSVTLSWNASTDNMGVTGYDVLRNGAKAGTATGTTFADSGLAASTPYTYAVVARDAQGNVSTASNALTLTTGAACANPICSVTQVATDTDIPWGLVPLTDGTVLYSRRDAQDIVRLNPATGVKTTLGTVPNVQSTDGEGGLLGLAVAPTFDTDRWLYIMHTSPTDNRIVRIQVTAGFTLDLASEQVLVQGLLRNKFHNGGRLRWGPDGKLYASTGDAQNGANAQNTSNLAGKVLRINPDGTIPSDNPFGNFVWSYGHRNPQGLAFDSNGQLWEQEFGNSVMDETNLIVKGGNYGWPNCEGTVSQGGSGCATPGYLAPKQTYSTAEGSCSGIAVVRNVLYVACQRGTRLYREIISGSSLTNVTPYFVGTYGRLRTVEPSVDGNLWLTTSNSGDKDSLPNNSNEKIFRVLLGN, encoded by the coding sequence ATGGGTTGTCGCACGCAGCGAGTCCTGTTGAGGAAGCTATATGGCGTTTCCATCCTGTTCTTGGCGGCCGCGTGCGAGCCCGGAACAGTGCTCGAATCATCCGAACTGCGAACCCAGCGCGCGGTGTTCGCCGCGGGCGAGCCGCTCGTGAGTGCGTCGAGTGGCCGTTGCCTCGACGTGGTGCAAGAGAGCCACACGCCCGGCACAGGATTGCAGATTTACGGTTGCCACGGCCGCACCAACCAGGCCTTCACCTTCACTGCCTCGGGCGAGCTGCGAACCTACGACAACACGCTGTGTGTGGACACGGCCTCGGGGCAGACGGCGCAGGGAACGCGTGCCGTCATCGCCACGTGCACGGGCTTGCCACCGCAGAAGTGGGTCTTCAACGAGAACGGCACTGTGGTCCACACGGCGAGCGGCCTGTGCCTGGACGTAGAAGGCGCAAAGACCGCGGACGGGACGCCCGTCATCCTCTGGACCTGCAACGGACAGACGAACCAGAAGTGGTCCCTTCCCGCGCCCTCGGACACGCAAGCGCCCACGCCGCCGAGCAACCTCGTGACGAGCAACCTCACCTGCAACTCGGTGACGCTGAGCTGGACGGGCTCGACGGATAACGTGGGCGTCGCCTTCTACGACATCTACCACGACGGCCAGTGGATGAAGTCCGTGGACGGCAGCACGCGCTCGGCGTCGCTCACGGTGGTGCCGGGCGCCACCTGGGGCCTGTACGTGAACGCTCGAGACGCCGCGGGCAACGTCTCGCAGGCAAGCCCCACACTGGCGTTGACGCCCCCGCAGTGCCAGGTGGACACCACGCCACCGACGGCACCGACGCAGCTCGCGGGCAGCGTGTCCGGAACGAGCGTGACGTTGAGCTGGAACGCCTCGACGGACAACATGGGCGTCACCGGCTACGACGTGCTCCGCAACGGCGCCAAGGCCGGAACCGCCACGGGCACCACCTTCGCGGACAGCGGCCTCGCAGCGAGCACCCCGTACACCTATGCGGTCGTGGCGCGAGACGCCCAAGGCAACGTGTCCACCGCGAGCAACGCGCTCACGCTCACAACGGGCGCGGCCTGCGCAAACCCCATCTGCTCGGTGACGCAGGTCGCGACGGACACGGACATCCCGTGGGGGCTCGTGCCGCTCACGGATGGGACGGTGCTCTACAGCCGCCGGGACGCACAGGACATCGTGCGCTTGAATCCAGCGACGGGCGTGAAGACGACGCTCGGCACGGTGCCCAACGTGCAGAGCACGGACGGAGAGGGCGGCCTGCTCGGGCTCGCCGTCGCGCCGACGTTCGACACGGACCGCTGGTTGTACATCATGCACACGTCGCCCACGGACAACCGCATCGTGCGCATCCAGGTCACGGCAGGTTTCACGCTCGACCTCGCGAGCGAGCAGGTGCTGGTCCAGGGGTTGTTGCGCAACAAGTTCCACAACGGCGGCCGCCTGCGGTGGGGCCCGGACGGCAAGCTGTATGCGAGCACCGGCGACGCCCAGAACGGCGCCAACGCGCAGAACACCTCGAACCTCGCGGGCAAGGTGCTTCGCATCAACCCAGACGGCACCATTCCAAGCGACAACCCGTTCGGGAATTTCGTCTGGAGCTATGGCCACCGCAATCCGCAGGGGCTGGCGTTCGACTCGAACGGTCAGCTTTGGGAGCAGGAATTCGGAAACTCGGTGATGGACGAGACCAACCTCATCGTGAAGGGCGGAAACTACGGCTGGCCCAACTGTGAGGGCACGGTCTCGCAAGGCGGAAGCGGCTGCGCGACGCCGGGCTACCTCGCGCCCAAGCAGACGTATTCCACGGCCGAGGGCTCGTGCAGTGGAATTGCCGTCGTGCGCAACGTGCTCTACGTGGCATGCCAGCGCGGCACACGGTTGTACCGGGAAATCATCTCGGGCTCGAGCCTCACCAACGTAACGCCGTACTTCGTTGGAACGTACGGACGGCTGCGCACGGTCGAACCGTCCGTGGACGGAAACCTCTGGCTCACCACCAGCAACTCGGGCGACAAGGACAGCCTCCCCAACAACAGCAACGAGAAGATCTTCCGAGTGCTGCTGGGCAATTGA
- a CDS encoding TetR-like C-terminal domain-containing protein, which produces MIVTRSLSPASWRKHALAETSAPGDALVAMAAVYVKFVSKQRVGFDLVFARELGGLKEPTLAEAGRTVMDTLLRRALELSRGDANAALKLLERIIASAHGYATLHLSGFMKQRIPDVEEMAAAAAALTRILVAEVSHQAHPA; this is translated from the coding sequence ATGATCGTCACGCGGAGCTTGTCACCGGCCTCTTGGCGCAAGCATGCGCTCGCTGAGACGTCTGCTCCTGGCGACGCACTCGTGGCGATGGCCGCCGTCTACGTGAAGTTCGTCTCGAAACAGCGGGTTGGCTTCGACCTTGTCTTCGCGAGGGAGCTTGGCGGGTTGAAGGAGCCCACGCTGGCGGAAGCAGGCCGCACGGTGATGGACACTCTTCTGCGTCGGGCATTGGAACTCTCGCGAGGGGACGCGAACGCGGCGCTCAAGCTCCTCGAGCGAATCATCGCCTCCGCACACGGGTATGCGACGCTCCATCTCTCGGGGTTCATGAAACAGCGAATCCCCGATGTCGAAGAGATGGCCGCGGCGGCTGCGGCCCTCACGCGCATCCTCGTGGCCGAGGTGTCCCACCAAGCACATCCTGCCTGA
- a CDS encoding cyclase family protein, whose product MNDPWRAQFDAEVTFQNGGGLQAHEFRLDIPGTDISDEALGALFVRELGLLMVESVRITHKRLLREPHKGTSAASRPESPPPTRQWVELSHVVHHGMVTYPGLPAPELTDHMTREDSRARYAEGATFHIGRISMVSNTGTYLDTPFHRFDGRPDLAALPLSSVADLEGLVIRVQDSRSRSVDLNLLLPFDVRGRAVLLHTGWDRHWGTAQYGVDAPFLTRDAAAWLAEQGAALVGIDSVNIDDMGDKSRPAHTLLLAASIPIVEHLRGLEQLPPQGFRFSAPPVRVQGMGTFPVRAYAVISG is encoded by the coding sequence ATGAACGATCCATGGCGGGCACAATTCGATGCGGAAGTGACATTCCAGAACGGTGGCGGCCTACAAGCGCACGAGTTCCGGCTGGACATTCCAGGAACGGACATCTCCGATGAAGCGCTGGGGGCACTGTTCGTTCGTGAGCTGGGATTGCTCATGGTGGAGAGCGTGCGCATCACCCACAAACGGCTGCTGCGCGAGCCCCACAAGGGAACATCGGCCGCGTCGAGACCGGAGAGCCCCCCACCCACCCGCCAGTGGGTCGAGCTGAGCCACGTGGTTCACCACGGCATGGTGACTTACCCCGGCCTGCCCGCTCCCGAATTGACGGACCACATGACGCGCGAGGACTCCAGGGCCCGATATGCCGAGGGCGCGACCTTCCACATCGGCCGCATCTCCATGGTCTCGAACACTGGCACCTACCTCGATACGCCGTTCCATCGGTTCGATGGGCGGCCCGATCTCGCCGCCCTCCCCCTGAGCTCCGTCGCGGACCTGGAGGGCCTCGTGATCCGCGTGCAGGACAGCCGCAGCCGAAGCGTGGATCTCAACCTCCTGCTGCCGTTCGACGTGCGGGGGCGCGCCGTGCTCCTCCATACAGGATGGGACCGGCACTGGGGCACTGCCCAATATGGGGTGGACGCCCCGTTCCTCACACGGGACGCTGCCGCCTGGCTGGCCGAGCAGGGCGCCGCACTCGTTGGCATCGACTCCGTCAACATCGATGACATGGGTGACAAGAGCCGTCCCGCCCATACCCTGCTGCTCGCGGCAAGCATCCCCATCGTGGAGCACCTCCGAGGCCTCGAGCAGCTCCCACCTCAGGGCTTCCGCTTCTCCGCGCCCCCGGTGCGCGTCCAGGGGATGGGGACATTCCCGGTGCGGGCCTATGCCGTGATCAGCGGCTGA
- a CDS encoding mechanosensitive ion channel family protein, translating to MELSRLADTPELNNALLVGAAVLALLGSVWMLLVTSSFLIHQGIRASGIQALASFGEGLYKRARLTAVLLSFLVVIAGAGVLGYALWQGIDLQPPFSLLLAEVTPGFLKGLGRSVGLLVLLLAGFSVLQRAGKRLMPRVERSLKERQIRETQRLYAEKFLAYLPSVINLALAHAVVSLAVAALGVPAPVEWFVTTSVYILLLVTGGRALVFFLYFLSQRLIETWVDKSRGTRLEEYYTALHRLLPVGQKSLEAIIYISAATLIVRKFQSLEPFSPYGPVLIRIVSMFFAASVVVEFSRVMVSRLLSANPSIADDVQRRRSTFIQLLQNISKYVIYFCVCMMVLSDLGVDPTPILAGAGIVGLTVGLGSQSIVQDLLSGIFLLFEDQILNGDYIRIEDTEGTVEEITPRVTRIRDRYGRLHILRNGEIKNVINYSRGWTLAVVEMSVAYEEDLKKAMQVIADASARLPEMMPGKVIGPPKVMGLESLEDSCLRVRVETRVAPGCHFDAKRALNLLLVEGFRAHKLEIPYPKSVSVDPSKPGDEPAPPSPEPAKAVNRVRVSSAET from the coding sequence ATGGAACTGTCTCGCCTTGCTGATACGCCGGAGCTGAACAACGCGCTGCTGGTGGGCGCCGCCGTCCTGGCCCTGTTGGGCTCCGTGTGGATGCTGCTCGTCACCTCCAGCTTCCTCATCCACCAGGGGATTCGCGCCAGCGGAATCCAGGCCCTCGCCTCCTTTGGCGAGGGCCTCTACAAGCGGGCGCGGCTGACGGCCGTGCTCCTCTCGTTTCTGGTGGTCATCGCCGGGGCAGGGGTGCTCGGCTATGCCCTCTGGCAGGGCATTGACTTGCAGCCGCCCTTCTCCCTCCTGCTCGCGGAGGTCACCCCTGGGTTCCTCAAGGGGCTGGGCCGGAGCGTGGGCCTGTTGGTCCTGCTGCTGGCCGGTTTCTCCGTGCTGCAGCGCGCAGGCAAGCGCCTGATGCCACGGGTCGAGCGGTCCCTGAAAGAGCGCCAGATCCGCGAGACCCAGCGCCTCTACGCCGAGAAGTTCCTGGCCTATCTGCCCTCCGTCATCAATCTCGCGCTCGCCCATGCCGTGGTGAGCCTGGCGGTCGCGGCGCTGGGAGTTCCCGCTCCCGTGGAGTGGTTCGTCACCACGTCCGTGTACATCCTGCTCCTCGTCACGGGCGGACGGGCACTCGTGTTCTTCCTCTATTTTCTGTCCCAGCGGCTGATCGAGACCTGGGTCGACAAGAGCCGGGGGACCCGGCTCGAGGAGTACTACACCGCCCTGCACCGGCTGCTTCCCGTGGGACAGAAGAGCCTCGAGGCGATCATCTACATCTCGGCGGCGACCCTGATCGTCCGTAAGTTCCAGAGCCTGGAGCCCTTTTCCCCCTACGGGCCCGTGCTGATCCGCATCGTCTCGATGTTCTTCGCCGCCAGCGTCGTCGTCGAGTTCAGCCGGGTCATGGTCTCCCGGCTGCTCTCGGCCAATCCTTCCATCGCGGATGACGTACAGCGGCGGCGCAGCACGTTCATTCAGCTGCTTCAGAACATCAGCAAATACGTCATCTACTTCTGTGTCTGCATGATGGTCCTCAGCGACCTGGGCGTCGATCCGACGCCCATCCTCGCGGGCGCCGGCATCGTGGGCCTCACGGTCGGGCTGGGCTCACAGTCCATCGTCCAGGACCTGCTCAGCGGCATCTTCCTTCTCTTCGAGGACCAGATCCTCAACGGGGACTACATCCGGATCGAAGACACGGAGGGCACGGTGGAAGAGATTACCCCCCGCGTCACCCGCATCCGGGATCGCTATGGGCGCCTGCACATCCTGCGCAATGGCGAAATCAAGAACGTCATCAACTACAGCCGGGGCTGGACGCTGGCCGTGGTGGAGATGAGCGTCGCGTACGAAGAGGACCTGAAGAAGGCAATGCAGGTCATCGCCGACGCGAGCGCCAGGCTCCCGGAGATGATGCCGGGCAAGGTCATTGGCCCCCCCAAGGTCATGGGGCTTGAGTCCCTGGAGGACAGCTGTCTCCGGGTCCGTGTCGAGACGCGGGTGGCGCCCGGTTGCCATTTCGATGCGAAGCGGGCCCTGAACCTCCTGTTGGTGGAAGGCTTCCGCGCCCACAAGCTGGAGATTCCTTACCCCAAGTCCGTGTCCGTCGACCCCTCGAAGCCCGGAGACGAGCCTGCTCCTCCCTCACCGGAGCCCGCCAAGGCCGTGAACCGCGTGCGGGTCTCCAGCGCGGAGACGTGA
- a CDS encoding PilZ domain-containing protein — protein sequence MTGASPHLLEVRYASRRALLSSAKTERGALTLFVPTPHRVAQGESVRLAVTLGDGDERFEIEGTALTWTQAAGRDGVGGFLASFLGDHKRRAAEMIAVCAQRPLSMGTASRERLILRRNCELKVANVQFPGELRDLSQTGAFVVGRQFGKLKAGEPVWLKVEGGLFGLGGTWLEAKVIWQGKKGEEQGLGLRFTGNEARQASAIQRLLDAAGR from the coding sequence ATGACCGGCGCATCCCCCCATCTGCTCGAGGTCCGGTATGCCTCCCGCCGTGCCCTGCTGTCCTCAGCGAAGACCGAGCGTGGAGCGCTGACGCTCTTCGTGCCGACCCCACACAGGGTGGCCCAAGGTGAATCCGTGCGGCTCGCGGTGACTTTGGGCGACGGCGACGAGCGCTTCGAAATCGAGGGAACCGCCCTGACCTGGACGCAGGCGGCCGGCCGCGATGGCGTGGGCGGGTTTCTCGCCAGCTTCCTGGGGGACCACAAGCGCCGCGCCGCGGAGATGATCGCGGTCTGCGCACAGCGTCCGTTGTCCATGGGGACCGCCTCGCGCGAGCGCCTCATCCTGCGCAGGAACTGCGAACTGAAGGTGGCGAACGTGCAGTTCCCTGGGGAACTCCGGGACCTGTCGCAAACGGGCGCGTTCGTCGTGGGCCGCCAGTTCGGGAAGCTCAAGGCAGGTGAACCGGTGTGGCTGAAGGTGGAAGGCGGCCTGTTCGGCCTGGGCGGGACTTGGCTCGAGGCAAAGGTGATCTGGCAGGGGAAGAAGGGTGAGGAGCAGGGCCTGGGCCTGCGCTTCACGGGCAATGAAGCGCGGCAGGCCTCGGCCATCCAGCGCCTCCTGGATGCCGCTGGCCGCTGA
- a CDS encoding MATE family efflux transporter, producing MDAPRPSLGLFRLTWPIFLELLLFMLMGTSDVLMLSGVSDDAVSAAGVVNQYIFLCILIMNVISHGASIVVAQYLGARRSAEAARISAVAITLNLMLGLVVSATLLSLDGFILSHMNLEGQVLEHARAYMRIAGGLLFLQALINVLSGLIRTYGFTRQSMFVSLGMNVLHVLCNYALIFGHFGMPALGVTGAAVSTGISRAAALAVFLWVLYRVMDVRMVPSDYLAFPGGYIRKILKVGVPAAIEQVTYHSVQTTFLYWVTFLGPTALASRQYAMAISQYVFLCSLAIGMGTAILVGRMVGALQPDEAYRRALSALKWAVSITVLVDVLVTLVRQPLVGLFTANGDIVQLTSKVILLSLVLESGRSLNLVLVNALRAAGDAQFTVYMAFLSMVCLSLPLGYTLIFKFQLGLPGVWLAIAADEWMRGLVFWYRWKSRAWERQVLVTPQEQTAAVALGG from the coding sequence ATGGATGCACCTCGACCGTCCCTGGGGTTGTTCCGGCTGACCTGGCCCATCTTCCTGGAACTGTTGTTGTTCATGCTGATGGGCACCTCGGATGTGCTCATGCTCAGCGGTGTGTCCGACGATGCCGTCTCCGCGGCGGGCGTGGTCAATCAGTACATCTTCCTGTGCATTCTCATCATGAATGTCATCAGCCACGGCGCCTCCATCGTCGTGGCGCAGTACCTCGGGGCGCGCCGGAGCGCCGAGGCCGCCCGGATCTCGGCCGTGGCCATCACGCTGAACTTGATGCTCGGGCTCGTGGTGAGCGCGACGCTGCTGTCGCTTGACGGCTTCATCCTGAGCCACATGAACCTGGAAGGCCAGGTGTTGGAGCACGCGCGGGCGTACATGCGGATTGCCGGGGGGCTGCTCTTCCTGCAGGCCCTCATCAACGTCCTGTCCGGCCTCATCCGCACCTATGGCTTCACGCGGCAGTCCATGTTCGTGTCGCTGGGCATGAACGTGCTCCACGTGCTGTGCAACTACGCCCTGATCTTCGGACACTTCGGGATGCCGGCGCTGGGGGTGACGGGGGCGGCGGTCTCCACGGGGATCAGCCGGGCCGCCGCGCTCGCCGTCTTCCTGTGGGTGCTCTACCGGGTGATGGACGTGCGGATGGTGCCAAGTGACTACCTGGCGTTTCCGGGGGGGTACATCCGCAAGATCCTGAAGGTCGGTGTCCCCGCGGCCATCGAGCAGGTCACCTATCACTCCGTCCAGACGACGTTCCTGTACTGGGTCACCTTCCTGGGGCCCACGGCGCTGGCCTCCCGGCAGTACGCGATGGCGATCTCTCAGTACGTCTTCCTGTGCAGCCTGGCGATTGGCATGGGGACCGCCATCCTGGTGGGGCGGATGGTGGGCGCGCTCCAGCCGGACGAGGCCTACCGGCGGGCCCTGTCGGCCTTGAAGTGGGCCGTGTCCATCACGGTGCTGGTGGATGTGCTCGTCACCCTGGTGCGCCAGCCGCTGGTGGGCCTGTTCACGGCCAATGGCGACATCGTGCAGCTGACCTCGAAGGTCATCCTGCTGAGCCTGGTGCTGGAGTCTGGACGCTCCCTCAACCTGGTTCTGGTGAACGCGCTGCGCGCCGCGGGAGACGCGCAGTTCACCGTCTACATGGCCTTTCTCTCCATGGTCTGCCTGAGCCTGCCGTTGGGCTACACGCTCATCTTCAAGTTCCAGCTGGGACTGCCCGGCGTCTGGTTGGCCATCGCGGCGGACGAGTGGATGCGCGGCCTCGTCTTCTGGTACCGGTGGAAGAGCCGGGCCTGGGAGCGGCAAGTGCTCGTCACGCCGCAGGAACAGACCGCCGCGGTGGCGCTCGGCGGATAG